In Suncus etruscus isolate mSunEtr1 chromosome 9, mSunEtr1.pri.cur, whole genome shotgun sequence, the genomic window CAGTGCAACTGCCATCGGGGCTCCCTCCTGCCTTCATTATTTGCTCCTAGCCTAGGAATTTCCTGCCTAGCAGCAAGATCTCGCTCATGCTAGTCTGAAGTCTGGCTCTGAACTGCTCCATAgcactggtgggggggggggcggggggattCAGGAGGGCATCCTGGAGGAGACAGGGCTGGATTAGGAGATTCCTCCAACACCCCCTCCCAGCAGGCTGCTGGTCCCAGGATACACAGAGACCCACTACAGCTCAGATGGGCAACCAGTGGTGCTGGTCCCCCACCACACGGTGAGACACTCCTGGGGGCTCTGAAGACAGGGTGAGGGGTGTCCCTAATGGCCTCCCACCATTCTTCTGATTTGAAGGGGGTGTTGAAACCACCCCAAAGTTCCATGCCCTCTCCCTTGCCCCTGCCTCCTTCACCCCAGCTGAGATGAGACCCTAGACTCTTGTTCTTCAGGATCATTGCCACTACCACGGGCGAGTGAGGGGCTTCCCTGGCTCCTGGGCTGTCCTCAGCACCTGCTCTGAGATGAGGTGAGGGGCTTTGGGGGCTGGGCCTGGGCTTAGGCCTGACTGGGCAAGAACTCCTTCACACTCTCCTCTTTGCACCCCTCTGCATCCTAGAGgtctgatcactctggacagcaATGCCAGCTTCTATCTGCATCCCTGGCCAGCCGGGAACGCGGACTTGTCTACCCACAGGATCTTCCGAACCCAGCAGCTGCTCAGCTGGAAGGGGGCCTGTGGCCACGGGGACCTGGAGAACAAAGAGAACATGGCCAGTCTACCCTGGCACACCCTGATTAGGGTTAGGGACCCAGGCGGGGCAGGCGGGGCAATGCAGTGCTGGTCAGCCTAGACCAGGAGAGACAGGAATGCCCAGACCCCCAGTTCAGGGTGTCCTGGCCCAAGGTTTTTATCTGGAGGTGGAAGAAAGGGCTGTCAGCACAATTCTAAGGGAAGGCTGTTCTTTGGAGAATTGGGCCGGCCTTGCAGGGGCTAGTGCAGAAGCCTGTCTCTCAGGATCCCCCTCACCTCTTCCCAGGCAAAGCGAGAGGTGCACCAGAGAAGGAGGTACCTGGAGCTGTACCTCGTAGCTGACCACACCCTGGTGAGAGGAGACCCAGGGGGGTTATGCGGGGCTAAGGAGGGAGCACCGCCCCTCAGGCGTCGCACTGCGGCCTTTCCAGTTCCTGGCCCAGAATCGGGACTTGAACCGCACCAAGCAGCGCCTCTTGGAGATCGCCAACTACGTGGACCAGGTTGGGGAAGGAGCCCAAAGCAGGAGCGAGGGTGCCGGGGGCTGGGCAGGTCCTGGGGGGCTGGGATGCACCAGCAGTGGAgctagggggtgggggtgggaagcaGAGGGGAGGTGCCAGGGGCTCCCCACGATGCAGGAGGCAAGGCTGGTCCTCAACTCCAGTCCTGCTCCCTGCCCCAAGACCCTCCGGACGCTGGACATTCAGGTGGCTCTAACGGGCCTGGAAGTGTGGACCGAGCGGGACCTGAGCCGCGTTACTCCAGACGCTAACGCCACGCTCTGGGCCTTCCTGCAGTGGCGGCGGGGTCTTTGGGCGCGGAGACCCCACGACTCGGCTCAGCTGCTGACGTACGTACGTGGGTCCCTCCGGGCCTCAGCCCTCCGGACCCCGACCACTCCAGGACCGCGTCCGCTCGTCCTCCTAGACCTGCCAGCTGCCCTGGCCCCGCCCGCCCTCCGGGCCTCGCCCACCCGCGTGACCCCGCCCACCCGCCGTCCTCGTCCCGCCCGCTGTCCCAGCCCCGCCCATCTGTCATCCTGACCCGCCCATCTGTCATACTGACCCCGCCCAGCTGTCATTCCCGACCCCGCCCAGTCGCCCTCCTGCCCCACCCCCCGCTCACCTGTCATCCTGACCCCGCTCAGTCGCCTTTCTGGTCCCGCCCACCTGTCACACTGACCCCGCCCAATCGCCCTTCTGGCCCCTCTCACCTGTCATCCTGACCCCGCCCAGTCACCCTCCTGCCCCGCCCACCCGTCGTCCTGCCAGCTGCCCTGGCCCCGCCCGCCCTCCGGGCCTCGCCCACCCGCGTGACCCCGCCCACCCGCCCTCCTCGTCCCGCCCGCTGTCCCAGCCCCGCCCACCTGTCGTCCTGGCCCCGCCTATCTGTCGTCCTGACCCCGCCCTGGGACCACGCCCATCCGCCCTTCGCGTCCCACCTGCTGTTCCAGCCCCGCCCACCTGTCACCCTGACCCCGCCCAATAGCCCTACTGGTCCCGCCCACCTGGTAATCTGGCCACGCCCAATTGCCCTCCTGGCCACGCCCAGCTGTCACCCTGACTCCGCCCACCCCGCTCTTGGCCCCGCCTCTGGTCACCCAGCGCTTCGCCCGCCCACCTGTCATCCTGACCCCGCCCAGTCGCCCTCCTGGTCCCGCCCACCTGTCACCCTGACCCCGCCCACCCCACTCTCTTGGCCCCGCCTCTGGTCACGCAGCGCTTCGCCCGCCCTCCTGGCCCCGCCCAGCCTAATGGCCCCGCCCACCTGTCATCCTGACCCCGCCCAGTCGCCCTCCTGGTCCCGCCCACCTGTCACCCTGACCCCGCCCACCCCGCTCTCTTGGCCCCGCCTCTGGTCACCCAGCGCTTCGCCTGCCCTTCTGGCCACGCCCAGCCTAATGGCCCCGCCCACCTGTCATCCCGGCCCCGCCCACTCTGCCCTCTTGACCCCGCCCCGCCCTGGTCACTccggccccgcccgcccgcccgcaggGGCCGCGCCTTCCAGGGTTCCACCATCGGCCTGGCGCCCGTCGAGGGCATGTGCGGCGCCCAGACCTCCGGAGGCGTGAGCACGGTGAGCCCGGGGAGGGGCCGCGCGGGAGCCGGGGGGGGGTGGTCTGGCGCGACCCGCAGCCCGCAGGGACGACGGCAGGGCGGCATCCGCCCTCTTGGCCCCGCAGGACCACTCCGCGCTCCCCACGGGCGCGGCCGCCACCGTGGCCCACGAGATCGGACACAGCCTGGGCCTCGGCCACGACCCCGACGGCTGCTGCGCCGAGGCCTCGGCCGAGCAAGGCGGCTGCGTGATGGCGGCCAGCACGGGGTACGCGCGCCCTGGGGAGCTTGATCGCGGGGTGCGGGGCGAAGGTGGCGGGATCGCAGGCCCGCGGGGAAGGAAGGGGTGGCCCACCCGCACGCCCGCGTGTCCCGCACCCGCAGGCGCCCGTTCCCGCGCGTCTTCAGCGCTTGCAGCCGCCGCCAGCTGCGCGCCTTCTACCGCAAGGGGGGCGGCGCGTGTCTGTCCAACGCGCCGGACTCGGACCCGGGGCTCCCCAAGACGCCCGCGCGCTGCGGGAACGGCTTCGTGGAGGAGGGCGAGGAGTGCGACTGCGGCCCCGACCAGGTCAGGGCAGTGGCAGAGGGGCAGTGGGGCCGTGGGGGCCGGCCCGAGACCACCCGGCGTCCCTGCCCCTTCCCTTCACCTGCTTTTTCGGGGTCGTCCTCATCCCAGGAATGCCCGGACCCTTGCTGCCTTGCCCACAATTGCACCCGACGTGTTGGTGCTCAGTGCACGCGCGGGAACTGCTGCGCCGGGTGTCTGGTGAGAGCACGGTGGACCCTAGGGAGCCGGGGTGCGGGACGTGGGTGATGGGCGCTCTCTGCTTCCTCGGGGTGCTGGCTCTGCTCTGCACGTGGATCGTGGGTTTCCCGGCCCACCCTGCAGCCTCTTTCTGTACCCCGGGGACCCTCCTTTCAGCTAAAGCCGGCTGGCACACTGTGCCGCCAAGCTGCGGGCGACTGCGACCTCCCCGAGTTCTGCAACGGCACCTCCCCTGACTGCCCCCGGGACACGCATCTGCTGGACGGGTCACCCTGCGCCAGCGGCCACGGTTACTGCTGGGACGGTGCGTGCCCCACGCTGGAACAACAGTGCCAGCAACTCTGGGGAGCAGGTGAGACGATGAGAGCAGAACCTGGGACACCCTCTGGTCAGCTCAGCTTTCCACTAGGAGTGGGGGAGAGCTTGCTGGAGGGGGGCTGCATTGGCAAGAGATGATGGGGctgtggggggattgaaccgggcaGTACCAGGTGCCcgtcgggtatggccccccagGCCTGCTCTTTGCTCGCTCAGGCTCCAGTCCGGCCCTGCTGGCCTGTTTCCATACGGTGAATTCTGCGGGAGATGCCCGTGGGAACTGTGGCCGCTCAGGCTCTCGAGGCTTCACTCCTTGTGAGCAGAGGTGCGGTGCAAGAGAAAGAAGCCAAGGGAGAGGGGACCCTGGGAAGCGAGGTGGGATGACAGGGACTCCCACTCAGCTTTTAGACAGTTCCACTTGCTTTCCAGGGATGTGCTCTGTGGAAAGCTTCAGTGCCAAGGTGGAGAGCCAAGTCCTCTCCTGCCCTACGCGGTGCCTGCCAACGCCACCCTTCACTTAGATGGCTGGGAGGTGACCTGCAGGAGCGTGTTGATGCTTTCTGGTGCCCAACTGGCCTTCTCCGACCTGGGCATGGTAGAGCCAGGCACCGCATGTGGTCCTAGAATGGTGAGTCTGGCCCACCCAACCTCTCCCGCTCAGCCTCTCCAATCCATGGTTCCTCATGTCTGGTGCCTATGCTGCCCATAGGTGTGCCAGGACAGCCACTGCCAGAACGCCACCTTCCAGGAGCTGGAGCACTGCCTGGCTTCCTGCCACGGCCATGGGGTGAGCGGTGGGAGAAGTGGGGGTGACCCACCCGGGAAAGCCTGGTGTCCT contains:
- the ADAM33 gene encoding disintegrin and metalloproteinase domain-containing protein 33 yields the protein MGLGSSAGPLLPLLLPLLLLPAPAETFRGSDPGEPVTPHWVWDGQAGRIVTTEKPVSRLDSGLLAVKAEGQELLVELEKSCRLLVPGYTETHYSSDGQPVVLVPHHTDHCHYHGRVRGFPGSWAVLSTCSEMRGLITLDSNASFYLHPWPAGNADLSTHRIFRTQQLLSWKGACGHGDLENKENMASLPWHTLIRAKREVHQRRRYLELYLVADHTLFLAQNRDLNRTKQRLLEIANYVDQTLRTLDIQVALTGLEVWTERDLSRVTPDANATLWAFLQWRRGLWARRPHDSAQLLTGRAFQGSTIGLAPVEGMCGAQTSGGVSTDHSALPTGAAATVAHEIGHSLGLGHDPDGCCAEASAEQGGCVMAASTGRPFPRVFSACSRRQLRAFYRKGGGACLSNAPDSDPGLPKTPARCGNGFVEEGEECDCGPDQECPDPCCLAHNCTRRVGAQCTRGNCCAGCLLKPAGTLCRQAAGDCDLPEFCNGTSPDCPRDTHLLDGSPCASGHGYCWDGACPTLEQQCQQLWGAGSSPALLACFHTVNSAGDARGNCGRSGSRGFTPCEQRDVLCGKLQCQGGEPSPLLPYAVPANATLHLDGWEVTCRSVLMLSGAQLAFSDLGMVEPGTACGPRMVCQDSHCQNATFQELEHCLASCHGHGVCNSHGHCHCAPGWAPPYCDKPGFGGSVDSGPMQPENASGSCFLLAVSLNFLLPLLTGVSLAWCCCHPGSRLQQCVRSSKRGPTCSRSNDGPCGAHPQPSACPMELASSTTQELDSQGTTFHPCSLPLEDSVGPNEPP